DNA from Sulfurimonas gotlandica GD1:
TAATGGAGAAGCTTATTATAATGCTGGAAACTCCTATTATAAAGAAAAAGAATATTTAAAAGCTTTAAGTGCTTATTCATTCTCAAGACTTGAAGATAAAGATTCAAGAGCTAAAAAGTTATCAAATATGGGTAATACTCTTGTCCATTTAGGTACAGTAAACACTCTTGAGCGCGCAATAAAACATTATGAAGCATCTCTAAAACTAAAAGAAGACCAATTTACAAGAGAAAACTTAGAGGCTGTTAAAAAGGCTTTAGAGGATAATAAAAAGAAAGAAGAGAAAGAAGACGGACAAAAAGATAAAGACAAAAAGTATTCAGAGCAAAAGACCGATGAAAGCGGTGAAGACTCAGATGAAGCAGACGATAAAAACAATAAAAACAAGAACAAAGATCAGAATAATAAAAATGGCTCAAAAGGTAAAAAATCAGATAATAAAGTAAATCCTGATGATGATAAGAAAAATTCTGATGATGGTAAGCCTGATGAAAATGAAGGAAATAATAATGATGGCTCAAATAATAACAATAATAATAATGAAGATAGCCAAGAAAAAATAAAAGAGTTAAAAGATAAGAATAAAAAAGAAGTAAAAAATCAAGGCAACAATGGTAAGCCCGATTTAAAGCTTCAACAAATGAGTGACCTAGAAGAGGCAAAATGGGTCAAGAAATTAAACTCAAAACAAAATACTTATCTTTATAGATTAAACAAACAAATTGAAGATGATGAGAAAAATGAAAAACCTTGGTAAGAAAAAGATAATATTTAAATGGTGCGATCGGAGGGATTTGAACCCTCACACCGTTAGGCACGAGCCCCTCAAGCCCGCGTGTCTACCGTTCCACCACGATCGCATTAAAAAGAAGTAAAAAAAAAGCCTAACTCAAAAGAGCTAGGCTTTGAGGGTATACTTTTGGTTGATTAACCTAAGTACGGGTTAGCGTAAAGTGCGATAAGAGCAATTACTAGTGCATAAATAACTTGTGCTTCGATCATTGCAAGAGCGATGAACATTGTAGTCATTAGTTTAGCACCTAAACCTGGGTTACGTGCAGTACCAGCGATTGTTGCAGCAGCAGTATGACCCATACCTATAGCTCCACCAAGAGCAGCAAGACCAAGACCAAGACCAGCAGCGATCATTGAGTAAGCTTTAAGAGTTTGGTTAGCAACTTCACCATCAGATGCGAATGCAGCAGTAGCAAGAGCTAGCATTAAAAATAGAACTTTTTTCATAAGTTTCTCCATATAATTATTACAAATTCTTTCGGATAGCGTAACCTCATCGTGAAATGAAGCAACCTAAACATAAATGCCCAGATTTCCCTACTAGAAATTGATGGGCGGATTATACTAAAAAAGTAATAAATTGGAGTTTAAATTTCAGTCAGTTTCTCGCGTTAACGAGAATGACTTAAATAAAGAAGTTTTATGCACGCCCTAGAGAGATTTTGTTGCCTTTGAACTCTAAAATCTCAACCATTATTTTGTCGCCTTCACTCACAACATCAGAAACTTTTTCTACTCTTTGATCTGATATTTTAGAGATGTGTATAAGACCATCAGTACCATCTGGAAGACCAATAAATGCCCCAAAATCAACTATTTTCTTCACAACACCTTCATATTTGTCACCAACTTGATACTTAATTTTTTCAATTTTAGGTGAATTTGCAATACCTTCAATATGCTCGCGCGCGCCTAGAACAGCACTTTTGTTTTTACCGGTTACTTTAACTTTGCCATCTTTTTTATCTATATCAATTGCAACTTCAAACTTCTCAATAATCTCGCGAATTACTTTACCGGCTTGACCTATAACCTCACCGATTACACTTGGGTCTATATGAAAAAAATCTGTACTTGGTAGAACACCATCATTAAATTCAATCTTTTGCTCAGCATCTATCATAATATCTATAATGTGACTTCTTCCATCTTTTGCTTGGTAAAGTGCTTCTTTTAAAATATCTAGAGAGATTCCACCTAGTTTGATGTCCATCTGCATTGCAGTGATTCCATCTTTTGAACCTGTTACTTTAAAGTCCATATCGCCATCGTGATCTTCTAAGCCCATAATATCTGATAGAATAGCATATTTGTCACCATCTGAAACCATACCCATAGCAATTCCCGCAACAGTATCACTTGTATCAATGTCAGCAGCTCTAAGAGCCATATAACCACCACAAACGGTAGCCATAGAAGATGAGCCATTTGACTCTAGAATCTCAGATACTAAACGAACAGTCTGCCCATCTAAATCTACAATAGGTTCTAATGCTCTTTTAGCAAGATTACCGTGTCCCAACTCTCTTCTTTTTGTACCCATTATCGGAGATGCTTCACCAACGCTAAATCCAGGGAAGTTATAATGAACCATAAAGTTTTCATTTTGAGTTCCAGCATCAGTAAGACTTTCAAACATCTGTGCGTCTTTAGGCCCACCCATAGTTAGAACAACCAAAGCTTGAGTTTCTCCACGAGTAAACAGACAAGATGAATGCGCTTTTGGAAGTACATTTGTACTAATAGAAATAGGTCTAACTTCTGTTAAAGCTCTGCCATCTGCACGAACTCTTTCGTTTAATATCTGAGATCTAACCTGCTCTTTTTTTACGCTCTCTATTGCATCTTTTAAAGATACTTCTTGCTCAACATCTGACCATTCAGTTTTTGTTTTTATAATATTTTTTCTAAGTTGTCTAAGAGCAGTTGAACGCTCTGATTTTGCCATTTGATTCATTGCTGCTGCAATGTCTGACATGTGATTATCTCTAATATAAGTCTGCATCTCTGTATTGATTACATGTGCTTTGCATTCTATTGCAACCGTCTCTTTTTTATAATCTCCAAACGCTTCTTCATACTTAGTATTACTGGCAAATAGCGCATTTTGAGTCTTTTCAAAAATCTTAATCAATTCATCTTCAGCAATAGCATTTGACTTATGAACTAAGATGCTAGGCATACTTAGTGCCGGATCAATCATAGGATCTATAATATAGTTTTCTTCAATCTGTGTTTCGTTTGAACCAAATGAACGCATCTCAATCATAAGAAGGTCATCTTTTGTTCCTGAGAGATATAAATCTAAAGTAGCTTCTTTAAGCTGAGAAAGAGTTGGATTTAAAACTAGCTCTCCATCAACTTTTGCAGCTCTTACAGCAGAAACAGAAGTATTAATATCTATGTCAGAAGTATATAGAGCAGCTGAAGCAGCATTAAGTGCTAAAACTTGTAAGTCTGCATCTGAACCTGCACTAAAAACCATGATAGTTATTTGAGTTGGATGTCCAAAACCTTTAGGAAATAGCGGGCGAAGAGAGCGATCAACGATGCGTGACGTTAAAGTTTCAAAATCACTAGGTTTTGTCTCACGTTTGAAAAAACCACCTGGAATTTTACCAGCTGCATATGTTTTTTCTATATACTGTACTGTAAGAGGTAAAAAATCATCTTTTACTATCTCTGTCTCATCTATTACAACTGTTGCTAGTATTACACTATCACCTGATTTCAACCATGCAGAACCATTCGCTTGTCTTGCCACATCTCCAAATGAGTAATCTTCTACTCTATTTTCCAACTCTATATTAACATCATATGTCATTCTTATCTCCTAAATATTTTTCTAATTTTTCTTCTTCAATTTTTTCTAGTTCTTCATAATAAAGCTCAGTTTCAACATAATCATCTATATCATAAAGAAAAAATATATCATCTGCAAAAGGCTCTAATAGATCTAATGTATCACTCGGTAAAACTGCCACTGCTATATAAACCGCTTTTGGTCCCATTGCTAAAATAGTTTTTAGGGCAGTCATAAATTTCATCCCAGTTTCGCTTCCCTCATCTACTAAAAGTACCACTTGATCTTTTATAGATGTAAAAGGTCTTCCTTTTCTATACTGATATACATAACTTAAAATTTGCTCTTCATGCTTTCTGCGAGCTTCACCATAAATATAATCATATTGAATTCCAAAAGAATTTACCAACTGCTCATTAATAACT
Protein-coding regions in this window:
- a CDS encoding polyribonucleotide nucleotidyltransferase; its protein translation is MTYDVNIELENRVEDYSFGDVARQANGSAWLKSGDSVILATVVIDETEIVKDDFLPLTVQYIEKTYAAGKIPGGFFKRETKPSDFETLTSRIVDRSLRPLFPKGFGHPTQITIMVFSAGSDADLQVLALNAASAALYTSDIDINTSVSAVRAAKVDGELVLNPTLSQLKEATLDLYLSGTKDDLLMIEMRSFGSNETQIEENYIIDPMIDPALSMPSILVHKSNAIAEDELIKIFEKTQNALFASNTKYEEAFGDYKKETVAIECKAHVINTEMQTYIRDNHMSDIAAAMNQMAKSERSTALRQLRKNIIKTKTEWSDVEQEVSLKDAIESVKKEQVRSQILNERVRADGRALTEVRPISISTNVLPKAHSSCLFTRGETQALVVLTMGGPKDAQMFESLTDAGTQNENFMVHYNFPGFSVGEASPIMGTKRRELGHGNLAKRALEPIVDLDGQTVRLVSEILESNGSSSMATVCGGYMALRAADIDTSDTVAGIAMGMVSDGDKYAILSDIMGLEDHDGDMDFKVTGSKDGITAMQMDIKLGGISLDILKEALYQAKDGRSHIIDIMIDAEQKIEFNDGVLPSTDFFHIDPSVIGEVIGQAGKVIREIIEKFEVAIDIDKKDGKVKVTGKNKSAVLGAREHIEGIANSPKIEKIKYQVGDKYEGVVKKIVDFGAFIGLPDGTDGLIHISKISDQRVEKVSDVVSEGDKIMVEILEFKGNKISLGRA
- a CDS encoding phosphoribosyltransferase, with translation MIKKYKHILKNREDAATKLRDVIPMQRLKDESWKIVAVSKGGLELAYMIRKKLPNTLDFLFSEAIMAPNNDECEIARVSEREEIVINEQLVNSFGIQYDYIYGEARRKHEEQILSYVYQYRKGRPFTSIKDQVVLLVDEGSETGMKFMTALKTILAMGPKAVYIAVAVLPSDTLDLLEPFADDIFFLYDIDDYVETELYYEELEKIEEEKLEKYLGDKNDI
- a CDS encoding F0F1 ATP synthase subunit C, translating into MKKVLFLMLALATAAFASDGEVANQTLKAYSMIAAGLGLGLAALGGAIGMGHTAAATIAGTARNPGLGAKLMTTMFIALAMIEAQVIYALVIALIALYANPYLG